In the genome of Myxococcus stipitatus, one region contains:
- a CDS encoding peroxiredoxin, translated as MLTVGDKLPNFKVKATVSLEKGKEFQDITNESYKGKWIVLFAWPKDFTFICPTEIAEFGKKNKEFNDRDAQVLGLSTDSEFVHHAWRTHHPDLKNLPFPMLADVKHDLCSALGILHKQEGVALRATFIIDPDGIIRHVSVNDLSVGRNVSETVRTLDALQTDELCPCNWNKGEETLTQKLAKAG; from the coding sequence ATGTTGACCGTTGGCGACAAGCTTCCGAACTTCAAGGTCAAGGCCACCGTGAGCCTGGAGAAGGGCAAGGAGTTCCAGGACATCACGAACGAGTCCTACAAGGGCAAGTGGATCGTCCTGTTTGCCTGGCCGAAGGACTTCACGTTCATCTGCCCGACGGAGATCGCGGAGTTCGGCAAGAAGAACAAGGAGTTCAACGACCGCGACGCGCAGGTGCTGGGCCTGAGCACCGACAGCGAGTTCGTGCACCACGCGTGGCGCACGCACCACCCGGACCTGAAGAACCTGCCCTTCCCCATGCTGGCGGACGTGAAGCACGACCTGTGCAGCGCGCTGGGCATCCTGCACAAGCAGGAGGGCGTGGCGCTGCGCGCGACCTTCATCATCGACCCGGACGGCATCATCCGCCACGTGTCCGTGAACGACCTCTCCGTCGGCCGCAACGTCTCCGAGACCGTCCGCACGCTGGACGCGCTCCAGACGGACGAGCTGTGCCCCTGCAACTGGAACAAGGGTGAGGAGACCCTGACCCAGAAGCTGGCGAAGGCGGGGTAA
- a CDS encoding sigma 54-interacting transcriptional regulator, protein MSDELSGLTEGAKDARDLVELATTEDSVEELLRRGLDWLTRVVRFDLATLFLLRDGKLVSVAARGPLANAKVRHHALALAEFPSLKQALETRRARAFTEEDHSHGDGDPFDGVLDLPAGHACMVVPLCAGERTYGVLTLDRAECETYPQPVVDLVEVYGQMLATALQAAEQRAAFEQLHRQDHEHAKLLEAQLGGDSEGILETSLSPMMRDLARRARQVAETDTPVLITGETGTGKERLARAIHRWSSRADQPFVTLNCAAIPAGLLESELFGHVKGAFTGATKDRAGRFQMAHGGTLLLDEVGELPVELQAKLLRALQEKAFEPVGSDKTVRSDVRILAATHVDLQKAIAEKRFREDLYYRLSVFPLRLPPLRERREDLPQLCSFLLEEQARRTGRRGMRVSPAGLSRLAAYEWPGNLRELANALERATILTPGTELGATAFDVGTSGSVPVPAQASAQVEAAAPDAAVKPGAVLTLAAVQREHILRVLALTRGRVYGPGGAAALLGLKPSTLQSRMKKLGIARLEQFVVDEAS, encoded by the coding sequence ATGTCGGATGAACTGTCTGGCCTTACCGAGGGCGCGAAGGATGCTCGGGACCTGGTCGAGCTGGCAACCACCGAAGATTCGGTGGAGGAGCTGCTTCGTCGAGGACTGGACTGGTTGACGCGCGTGGTGCGCTTCGACCTGGCGACGCTGTTCCTCTTGAGGGACGGCAAGCTGGTGTCGGTGGCGGCGCGCGGGCCGCTCGCGAACGCGAAGGTGCGTCACCACGCGCTGGCGCTCGCGGAGTTTCCTTCCTTGAAGCAGGCGCTGGAGACGCGGCGCGCGCGGGCCTTCACGGAGGAGGACCACTCGCACGGAGACGGAGACCCGTTCGACGGCGTGTTGGACTTGCCGGCGGGGCACGCGTGCATGGTGGTGCCGCTGTGCGCGGGCGAGCGCACGTATGGCGTGCTGACGTTGGACCGGGCGGAGTGCGAGACGTATCCGCAGCCGGTGGTGGACCTGGTGGAGGTGTACGGGCAGATGCTGGCGACGGCCCTCCAGGCGGCCGAGCAGCGCGCGGCCTTCGAGCAGCTCCACCGTCAGGACCACGAGCACGCGAAGCTCCTGGAGGCGCAGCTCGGCGGAGACTCAGAGGGCATCCTCGAGACGTCGCTGAGCCCGATGATGCGAGACCTGGCGCGGCGCGCGCGGCAGGTGGCGGAGACGGACACGCCCGTGCTGATTACGGGCGAGACGGGCACGGGCAAGGAGCGCCTGGCGCGGGCCATCCACCGCTGGAGCTCGCGGGCGGACCAGCCCTTCGTCACGCTCAACTGCGCGGCGATTCCGGCGGGGCTCCTGGAGAGCGAGCTGTTCGGCCATGTGAAGGGCGCCTTCACCGGCGCGACGAAGGACCGCGCGGGCCGCTTCCAGATGGCCCACGGCGGCACGCTGCTGCTCGACGAGGTGGGCGAGCTGCCCGTCGAGCTGCAAGCCAAGCTCCTGCGCGCCTTGCAGGAGAAGGCGTTCGAGCCGGTGGGCAGCGACAAGACGGTGCGCTCGGACGTGCGCATCCTCGCGGCGACGCATGTCGACCTGCAGAAGGCCATCGCGGAGAAGCGCTTCCGCGAGGACCTCTACTACCGGCTGAGCGTCTTCCCGCTGCGGCTGCCGCCCTTGCGCGAGCGGCGCGAGGACCTGCCGCAGCTGTGTAGTTTCCTCCTGGAGGAGCAGGCGCGGCGCACGGGCCGGCGCGGGATGCGCGTGTCACCCGCGGGGCTGAGCCGGCTGGCCGCGTACGAGTGGCCGGGCAACCTGCGGGAGCTGGCGAACGCGCTGGAGCGCGCCACCATCCTGACCCCGGGCACGGAGCTGGGGGCCACCGCGTTCGACGTGGGCACGTCCGGGAGCGTCCCGGTCCCCGCGCAGGCTTCCGCCCAGGTGGAGGCGGCGGCGCCGGACGCGGCGGTGAAGCCCGGCGCGGTGCTGACGCTGGCGGCGGTTCAGCGCGAGCACATCCTGCGAGTGCTCGCGCTCACCCGAGGCCGCGTCTACGGGCCGGGTGGGGCGGCGGCGCTCCTGGGCCTCAAGCCCTCCACGCTCCAGAGCCGGATGAAGAAGCTGGGCATCGCCCGGCTGGAGCAGTTCGTGGTGGACGAGGCGTCCTGA
- a CDS encoding ABC transporter permease subunit (The N-terminal region of this protein, as described by TIGR01726, is a three transmembrane segment that identifies a subfamily of ABC transporter permease subunits, which specificities that include histidine, arginine, glutamine, glutamate, L-cystine (sic), the opines (in Agrobacterium) octopine and nopaline, etc.), whose amino-acid sequence MSRLRLLCRRPPLFGLALLLLAWGLLVLPGCGRSEAPASRGDWKGRTLRIGTDGTYPPFESVKDGELVGFDIELGRLIAEELGAKVEWTNTSFDGVFPALMAGKFDLVMSAVTITPERQQRLGFSSPYYTAGQLVVTREDDLSVTGIESLRGKVAGIQINTTAALVLKKFPDVEVRQYPSIDLALQDLRNGNLAGVVGDGPTLRYFLTHGFKGLRPAGGLLTEEQYGIAMRPDDPELRDAVNGALQRLRDSGKFAALEERYFGESARKAEAAAEVPWGKVARRLAVGLGLTLGLTLLALVSGLPLGLAVALGRRVRFKPLSWLCAAYVEGLRGTPLLVQIIFIYYALPQLLGVDLAPMVAAVLALTLNSAAYVAEIFRAGIASVDPGQEEAARALGMSRAQVMRFVILPQALRNVLPPLTNEGIALLKDSSLVSIIGLAELTRAGQELASQLAAPLAIWPLVALFYLMATLPLTRLAAALEKRLHRQS is encoded by the coding sequence ATGTCTCGCCTCCGCCTCCTGTGTCGCCGGCCCCCCCTGTTCGGGCTGGCCCTGCTGTTACTTGCCTGGGGGCTGCTGGTGCTGCCGGGGTGTGGCCGGAGCGAGGCGCCCGCCTCCCGAGGTGACTGGAAGGGCCGGACCCTGAGAATCGGGACGGATGGCACCTACCCCCCCTTCGAGTCCGTGAAGGACGGGGAGCTGGTGGGGTTCGACATCGAGCTGGGCCGGCTCATCGCGGAGGAGCTGGGCGCGAAGGTGGAGTGGACGAACACGTCCTTCGACGGCGTGTTTCCGGCGCTGATGGCGGGGAAGTTCGACCTGGTGATGTCGGCGGTGACGATTACCCCCGAGCGTCAGCAGCGGCTGGGCTTCTCCTCGCCGTACTACACCGCCGGGCAGTTGGTGGTGACGCGCGAGGATGACCTGTCCGTCACGGGCATCGAGAGCCTCCGGGGAAAGGTCGCTGGCATTCAAATCAACACCACCGCCGCGCTGGTGCTGAAGAAGTTCCCGGACGTGGAGGTGCGGCAGTACCCGAGCATCGACCTGGCGCTCCAGGACCTGCGCAACGGCAACCTGGCGGGGGTCGTGGGGGACGGGCCGACGCTGCGCTACTTCCTGACCCACGGCTTCAAGGGGCTGCGCCCCGCGGGCGGGCTGCTCACGGAGGAGCAGTACGGCATCGCGATGCGGCCGGATGACCCGGAGCTGCGCGACGCGGTGAACGGGGCGCTCCAGCGGCTGCGCGACAGCGGGAAGTTCGCGGCGCTGGAGGAGCGCTACTTCGGCGAGTCCGCGCGAAAGGCGGAGGCGGCGGCGGAGGTGCCCTGGGGCAAGGTGGCCCGGCGGCTGGCCGTGGGGTTGGGGCTCACGCTGGGCCTGACGCTGCTGGCGCTGGTGTCGGGGCTGCCCTTGGGGCTGGCCGTGGCGCTGGGGCGACGGGTGCGCTTCAAGCCCTTGTCCTGGCTGTGCGCGGCGTACGTGGAGGGGCTCCGTGGAACGCCGCTGCTGGTGCAAATCATCTTCATCTACTACGCGCTGCCGCAGCTGCTGGGCGTGGACCTGGCGCCGATGGTGGCGGCGGTGCTGGCGCTGACGCTCAACAGCGCCGCGTACGTGGCGGAGATCTTCCGGGCGGGCATTGCCTCGGTGGACCCGGGGCAGGAGGAGGCGGCGCGGGCCCTGGGCATGAGCCGCGCGCAGGTGATGCGCTTCGTCATCCTCCCGCAGGCGCTGCGCAACGTGCTGCCGCCCCTGACGAACGAGGGAATCGCGCTGCTGAAGGACTCCTCGCTGGTGTCCATCATCGGTCTGGCGGAGCTGACGCGGGCGGGGCAGGAGCTGGCGAGCCAATTGGCGGCGCCGCTGGCCATCTGGCCGCTCGTGGCGTTGTTCTATCTCATGGCCACACTGCCGCTGACGCGGCTGGCCGCGGCGCTGGAGAAGCGCCTCCACCGTCAATCGTGA
- a CDS encoding amino acid ABC transporter ATP-binding protein yields the protein MALVEVRNLHKRFGSLEVLKGVDLQVQPGEVVVFVGPSGCGKSTLLRCLCGLEVPSEGEVIVGGTPVRDEPKALQALHRRVGMVFQRFHLFPHLSALDNVTLAPRKVLGMSEEEARVLGRRMLAMVHLDARADAFPSQLSGGQQQRVAIARALAMKPELMLFDEPTSALDPELVGEVLEVMRELAREGMTMCVVTHEMGFAADVAHRVLFMDAGKVVEQGHPQQVLREPQHPRTREFLSRLLQR from the coding sequence ATGGCGCTCGTCGAGGTTCGCAATCTGCACAAGCGCTTCGGGTCGCTGGAGGTCCTCAAGGGGGTGGACCTCCAGGTGCAGCCCGGAGAGGTGGTCGTCTTCGTGGGCCCGTCGGGCTGTGGCAAGTCCACGCTCTTGCGGTGCCTGTGTGGGCTGGAGGTGCCCTCCGAGGGCGAGGTCATCGTCGGCGGCACGCCCGTGCGCGACGAGCCCAAGGCGCTCCAGGCCCTGCACCGCCGCGTGGGCATGGTGTTCCAGCGCTTCCACCTGTTCCCCCACCTGAGCGCGCTCGACAACGTGACGCTGGCGCCGCGCAAGGTGCTGGGCATGTCGGAGGAAGAGGCGCGCGTGCTGGGGCGGCGCATGCTGGCGATGGTGCACCTGGACGCGCGCGCGGACGCGTTCCCCTCGCAGCTCTCCGGCGGGCAGCAGCAGCGCGTGGCCATTGCCCGCGCGCTGGCGATGAAGCCGGAGCTGATGCTCTTCGACGAGCCCACCAGCGCGCTGGACCCGGAGCTCGTGGGCGAGGTGCTGGAGGTCATGCGCGAGCTGGCGCGCGAGGGCATGACGATGTGCGTGGTGACGCACGAGATGGGCTTCGCCGCGGACGTGGCTCACCGCGTCTTGTTCATGGACGCGGGCAAGGTGGTGGAGCAGGGCCATCCGCAGCAGGTGTTGCGCGAGCCCCAGCACCCTCGCACCCGCGAGTTCCTGTCGCGCCTGCTCCAACGCTGA
- a CDS encoding sensor histidine kinase, translating to MRTFQERPPLEALTFDDTRVLLDVVRELAHLRELEDIIARVRRAARQLSGADGVTFVLREGDLVHYADEDAIAPLWKGRRFPVDACISGWTILNDEPAIIEDVFADERVSCEAYRTTFVKCLVMVPVRRANPVGAIGAYWAERRELGMREVALLQALADSAAVAVENGRLYEAERKARRAAESQMRLRGELLAMVSHDLRNPLGVISMTSSLLAPFVAPQHGRARQHLDTLNRSALRMERLIHDLLDFAAIEGGGFRVRRVSLSLSRLLEQASELEPLALERGIGLEVRLPERDVEVWCDPDRIHQVFSNLVGNAVRFTPPGGRIIVRAEVRSGQVELSVEDTGSGIAPEVLPVVFDRFRRPMTPAPGSGVGLGLSITRGIVEAHGGEVSVRSHLGQGTTFTFSLPREDEAVQGQVRS from the coding sequence TTGCGAACGTTTCAGGAGCGTCCGCCGCTCGAGGCACTGACGTTCGATGACACCCGCGTGCTGCTCGACGTCGTGCGAGAGCTGGCGCACCTGCGGGAGCTCGAAGACATCATCGCGAGGGTGCGGCGCGCGGCGCGGCAGCTCAGCGGCGCGGATGGCGTCACCTTCGTCCTGAGGGAAGGGGACCTGGTCCACTACGCGGACGAGGACGCCATCGCGCCCCTGTGGAAGGGACGGCGCTTCCCTGTCGATGCGTGCATCTCCGGCTGGACCATCCTGAATGACGAGCCGGCCATCATCGAGGACGTCTTCGCGGATGAGCGCGTGTCGTGCGAGGCCTACCGCACCACCTTCGTGAAGTGCCTGGTCATGGTGCCGGTGCGGCGCGCGAATCCGGTGGGGGCCATTGGCGCCTACTGGGCGGAGCGGCGCGAGCTGGGGATGCGGGAGGTGGCGCTCCTCCAGGCGCTCGCGGACTCCGCCGCGGTGGCGGTGGAGAACGGCCGGTTGTACGAGGCGGAGCGCAAGGCCCGCAGGGCCGCGGAGTCGCAGATGCGGCTGCGTGGCGAGCTCCTGGCGATGGTGTCGCACGACTTGCGCAATCCGCTGGGCGTCATCTCGATGACGTCGTCGCTGCTGGCGCCCTTCGTGGCGCCGCAACATGGGCGGGCGCGCCAGCACCTGGACACGCTCAACCGCTCCGCGCTGCGCATGGAGCGCCTCATCCACGACCTGCTCGACTTCGCGGCCATCGAAGGCGGCGGCTTCCGCGTGCGGCGCGTCTCGTTGTCGCTCTCCCGGTTGTTGGAGCAGGCGTCGGAGCTGGAGCCGCTGGCCCTGGAGCGAGGCATCGGGCTGGAGGTGCGCCTGCCCGAGCGGGATGTCGAGGTGTGGTGCGACCCGGACCGCATCCACCAGGTGTTCTCCAACCTGGTGGGCAACGCCGTCCGCTTCACGCCGCCGGGAGGGCGCATCATCGTCAGGGCGGAGGTGCGCTCGGGACAGGTGGAGCTGAGCGTGGAGGACACGGGCTCCGGCATCGCGCCCGAGGTGCTGCCCGTGGTGTTCGACCGCTTCCGCCGCCCCATGACGCCCGCTCCCGGGAGCGGCGTGGGGCTCGGGCTCTCCATCACCCGAGGAATCGTGGAGGCCCACGGCGGTGAGGTGAGCGTGCGCAGCCACCTGGGGCAGGGGACGACGTTCACCTTCTCGCTGCCTCGGGAGGACGAGGCGGTTCAGGGACAGGTGCGCTCGTAG
- a CDS encoding GNAT family N-acetyltransferase: MRLRTERLILRDFQPEDTATVLAYQSKPAYLEHSARPAPTEEEARAFVDMLCRWAEEQPRSKYQLAITLDGGQVIGTCGVRKAAPDDTVAEYGCELDPAFWRHGYALEASRHLLTWSIATLGLRGVFALTRPENRAAIRLAEALGFRRIEDGRYERTCP, encoded by the coding sequence ATGCGGCTGCGCACCGAACGGCTCATCCTCCGCGACTTCCAACCCGAGGACACCGCCACCGTCCTCGCCTATCAATCGAAGCCCGCCTATCTCGAGCACTCCGCGCGGCCGGCCCCCACGGAAGAAGAAGCCCGCGCCTTCGTGGACATGCTGTGCCGCTGGGCCGAGGAGCAGCCTCGCTCGAAGTACCAGCTCGCCATCACCCTGGACGGAGGTCAGGTGATTGGCACCTGTGGCGTGCGCAAGGCGGCGCCGGACGACACCGTGGCGGAGTACGGCTGCGAGCTCGACCCGGCCTTCTGGCGCCACGGCTACGCGCTCGAGGCCTCGCGACACCTGCTCACGTGGAGCATCGCCACGCTGGGCCTCCGCGGGGTCTTCGCCCTCACCCGTCCGGAGAACCGGGCCGCCATCCGGCTCGCGGAGGCCCTGGGCTTCCGCCGCATCGAGGACGGGCGCTACGAGCGCACCTGTCCCTGA
- a CDS encoding biotin-dependent carboxyltransferase family protein has protein sequence MAGWLDITGMAGPVMVQDGGRPGQMHHGVPPGGALVPELLALANRAVGNTWSAAALECLGPVEVCARGRALRLSVDGHPSLLLPEGERFRVPAPERSSVTYLAVDGGLEVPQVLGGQGTLLVARLGGHEGRLLKTGDSLPVGVPRASPELVALSFPWEDERPIRLTMGPDTEDFDPLMAASLLGSTFTVSNTSDRVGMRLQGPALAHGDEGASTSRPMVRGAIQVTLSGEPIVLGPDHPTTGGYPLIATVIRADWGRLGARRPGATVEFQAVTQDEARDAWSDFARRFRGDA, from the coding sequence ATGGCGGGCTGGCTGGATATCACGGGCATGGCGGGGCCCGTCATGGTGCAGGACGGCGGAAGGCCGGGGCAGATGCATCACGGCGTTCCGCCCGGCGGAGCGCTGGTGCCGGAGCTGCTCGCGCTGGCCAATCGCGCGGTGGGGAACACCTGGAGCGCGGCGGCGCTGGAGTGCCTGGGGCCCGTGGAGGTGTGTGCGCGAGGAAGGGCCCTGCGCCTCTCGGTGGATGGGCACCCCTCGCTCCTGCTGCCCGAAGGCGAGCGCTTCCGGGTGCCCGCGCCCGAGCGCTCCAGCGTCACCTACCTCGCGGTGGACGGAGGACTGGAGGTGCCCCAGGTCCTCGGCGGTCAAGGCACGCTCCTGGTCGCACGGCTGGGGGGACATGAAGGCCGGCTGCTGAAGACGGGAGATTCGCTTCCCGTCGGAGTCCCTCGCGCGAGCCCCGAGTTGGTGGCGCTGTCATTCCCCTGGGAGGACGAGCGCCCCATCCGGCTGACGATGGGCCCGGACACGGAGGACTTCGACCCGCTGATGGCGGCTTCGCTGCTGGGGAGCACCTTCACGGTGTCGAACACGAGCGACCGCGTGGGCATGCGGCTCCAAGGCCCCGCGCTCGCGCATGGTGACGAAGGCGCGAGCACGTCCCGCCCCATGGTGCGAGGCGCCATCCAGGTGACGCTCTCGGGCGAGCCCATCGTCCTCGGGCCGGACCACCCCACCACCGGCGGCTATCCCCTCATCGCCACCGTCATCCGCGCGGACTGGGGACGCCTGGGCGCGCGACGGCCCGGCGCCACCGTCGAGTTCCAGGCCGTGACACAGGATGAAGCGCGCGACGCCTGGAGCGACTTCGCGCGGCGCTTCCGAGGCGACGCGTGA
- a CDS encoding LamB/YcsF family protein, whose product MTECLLNIDLGELPDEDERLYAFAQVANIACGAHAGDDASMRRALELCARHGTRACAHPSYEDREGFGRRALDVAPDLLRGQVASQCARLARLAREQRVPVVFVKPHGALYHAANASPALARALVAGVVEALGSGITLIAPPTGALRDAAIDAGLPHAREAFADRGTRSDGSLIPRGQPGAVLTDAARVRENAVRLATQGDIDTLCVHGDTPGAVELAREVRSTLDALALPIQALGDGALRFSLPDTVERRAAREVLKALPGVVDAVVTEQHACVYFDPSAPPEEPRLALARLLNAPMAPAVRTLVTLRIRYDGPDLEKVAARAGLSVDDVAQLHAAREYTVRCVGFLPGFAYLGELDPRIVVPRLPTPRMRVPALAVGIAGARTGVYPFASPGGWSLIGTAMDFTAFHPDRGAVLQLGDRVRFERVG is encoded by the coding sequence ATGACGGAGTGCCTCCTCAACATCGACCTGGGTGAGCTGCCCGACGAGGACGAACGGCTCTACGCGTTCGCCCAGGTGGCCAACATCGCCTGTGGCGCTCACGCCGGTGACGATGCGTCCATGCGTCGCGCCCTGGAGCTCTGCGCGCGCCACGGCACCCGTGCCTGCGCGCACCCGTCCTACGAGGACCGGGAGGGCTTCGGGCGGCGAGCCCTCGACGTGGCGCCCGACCTCCTGCGAGGTCAGGTGGCGAGCCAGTGCGCGCGCCTCGCGCGGCTCGCCCGTGAGCAGCGCGTGCCCGTCGTCTTCGTCAAGCCGCACGGCGCGCTGTACCACGCGGCCAATGCCTCACCCGCGCTGGCGCGAGCGTTGGTCGCGGGAGTCGTCGAGGCACTGGGCTCGGGCATCACCCTCATCGCGCCACCCACGGGCGCGCTCCGAGATGCCGCCATCGACGCGGGCCTTCCTCATGCACGCGAAGCCTTCGCGGACCGAGGCACCCGCTCCGATGGCTCGCTGATTCCTCGCGGCCAACCTGGCGCCGTCCTCACCGACGCCGCGCGGGTGCGTGAGAATGCCGTGCGCCTCGCGACCCAGGGAGACATCGACACCCTCTGCGTGCATGGCGACACGCCCGGCGCGGTGGAGCTGGCGCGCGAGGTGCGCTCCACACTCGATGCGCTGGCCCTCCCCATCCAAGCCCTGGGCGATGGCGCGCTGCGCTTCTCGCTGCCCGACACCGTGGAGCGACGCGCCGCGCGCGAGGTGCTGAAGGCCCTGCCCGGTGTCGTCGATGCCGTCGTCACGGAGCAGCACGCCTGCGTGTACTTCGACCCGAGCGCGCCTCCGGAAGAGCCTCGTCTGGCCCTGGCGCGGCTGCTGAATGCGCCCATGGCCCCGGCGGTGCGGACGCTCGTCACGTTGCGCATCCGCTACGACGGCCCCGACCTGGAGAAGGTCGCCGCGCGCGCGGGGCTGTCCGTGGACGACGTGGCCCAGCTCCATGCGGCGCGCGAGTACACCGTCCGGTGCGTGGGCTTCCTCCCGGGCTTCGCGTACCTGGGGGAGCTGGACCCGCGCATCGTCGTGCCTCGGCTCCCGACGCCGCGCATGCGGGTGCCCGCGCTCGCGGTGGGCATCGCGGGGGCACGCACGGGGGTGTATCCCTTCGCCTCTCCGGGCGGATGGAGCTTGATTGGCACGGCCATGGACTTCACGGCCTTCCATCCGGACCGAGGTGCGGTGTTGCAGCTCGGTGACCGGGTGCGCTTCGAACGGGTGGGATGA
- a CDS encoding c-type cytochrome gives MRCEIRGPLGSTLLLCALLTGCASTVQAPYPAIRADSSPAALERGAAIFHASCEACHRGGDVETASGAPLHELPSYMGRFHASNLTSHPTAGIGAVSDEELARAIRYAVSRDGRLMVMPSYGMGDKDLAAVLGFMRSNHPLFTPEAKPAPRSEFSFIGGLGFRFITGNEPVQRPPIGIPVPPKGPTLEYGRYMAHDVYDCASCHTPGFSPDKTSGDEVFSGGMAFKDSEGNEVLSSNITFHGTGLAHWTLEDFTRAVRDGIAPDGSAVRMPMPRFRGMDSDEARALYDYLRSMPPRKNAVEGARPRLTATFQRPAWVTAAKGGATPDAPAPTPGVVAAPAKASSSEPASASETGSNPHASAPAPSDSRPPLPSPAPVDASKLFTQFGCAACHAPGARYHAQMARAAGRTEEELVQWIRTPARFLPGTPMPTYEELLDVATARALAQWVKSGGPATVASTTH, from the coding sequence ATGCGATGCGAGATTCGCGGTCCCCTTGGGAGCACCCTGTTGCTGTGCGCCTTGCTGACGGGGTGCGCGAGCACCGTCCAGGCGCCGTACCCGGCCATTCGAGCGGACAGCTCTCCCGCGGCCCTCGAGCGGGGCGCCGCCATCTTCCACGCGAGCTGTGAGGCGTGTCATCGCGGCGGGGATGTGGAGACGGCGTCAGGCGCGCCGCTGCATGAGCTGCCGTCGTACATGGGGCGCTTCCACGCATCCAACCTGACCTCGCATCCCACGGCGGGCATCGGCGCCGTGTCGGACGAGGAGCTGGCGCGCGCCATCCGCTACGCGGTGAGCCGGGATGGACGGCTGATGGTGATGCCCAGCTACGGCATGGGCGACAAGGACCTGGCGGCGGTGCTGGGCTTCATGCGGTCGAACCATCCGCTCTTCACGCCGGAGGCGAAGCCCGCGCCTCGCTCCGAGTTCAGCTTCATCGGGGGACTGGGCTTCCGCTTCATCACGGGGAACGAGCCGGTGCAGCGGCCGCCCATCGGCATCCCCGTGCCCCCCAAGGGGCCCACGCTGGAGTACGGCCGGTACATGGCCCACGACGTCTATGACTGTGCGTCGTGTCACACGCCGGGCTTCAGTCCGGACAAGACGTCGGGCGACGAGGTCTTCTCCGGAGGCATGGCGTTCAAGGACTCGGAAGGGAACGAGGTCCTCTCCAGCAACATCACGTTCCACGGGACGGGGCTCGCGCACTGGACGCTGGAGGACTTCACGCGTGCGGTGCGCGATGGCATCGCTCCGGATGGGTCCGCGGTGCGGATGCCCATGCCTCGCTTTCGCGGCATGGACAGCGATGAGGCCCGAGCGCTCTATGACTATCTGCGCTCGATGCCGCCCCGGAAGAACGCGGTCGAGGGCGCACGGCCCCGCCTCACCGCCACGTTCCAGCGGCCGGCGTGGGTGACCGCGGCCAAGGGCGGCGCCACCCCGGACGCCCCCGCGCCCACGCCCGGCGTCGTCGCGGCGCCCGCCAAGGCCTCATCGAGTGAGCCCGCCTCGGCCAGCGAAACGGGCTCCAACCCCCACGCCTCCGCGCCCGCGCCTTCCGATTCGCGCCCGCCCCTTCCCTCGCCCGCGCCCGTGGATGCCTCGAAGCTCTTCACCCAGTTCGGGTGCGCGGCCTGCCATGCCCCGGGGGCCCGCTACCATGCGCAGATGGCTCGCGCGGCGGGGCGCACCGAAGAGGAGCTGGTGCAGTGGATTCGGACCCCGGCGCGGTTCCTGCCCGGCACGCCGATGCCCACCTACGAGGAGCTGCTCGACGTCGCCACCGCGAGGGCCCTGGCCCAGTGGGTGAAATCCGGCGGCCCCGCCACGGTGGCCTCCACCACGCACTGA